A single uncultured Fusobacterium sp. DNA region contains:
- a CDS encoding DMT family transporter, translating to MLTEKKETMGALLVCLAATLWGFDSIVLTPNLFKLSVPYVVFMVHLLPFVGMTLLFGKEELKNIKKLDGKDLTYFFLVALFGGSLGTLSIVKALFLVNFDHLTVVTLLQKLQPVFAVILAWIVLKEKITKQFVFWAILALIGGYFLTFEFNTPQMAYNGNMLLACGYSLLAAFSFGSATVFGKRILKNASFRTALYLRYSFTTLIMFVINIFSGTLANIHTTQPFHWFIFIVIGLTSGSGAILLYYKGLRYIPANVATICELCFPVSSILFDFIFNGKFLSGIQVVSTIVMLFSIYKITQSQRNN from the coding sequence ATGTTAACTGAGAAAAAAGAGACAATGGGAGCTCTTTTAGTGTGTCTTGCTGCGACTTTATGGGGATTTGACTCAATTGTCTTAACCCCAAACCTTTTTAAATTAAGTGTACCTTATGTTGTGTTTATGGTGCATTTACTTCCTTTTGTGGGAATGACTCTACTTTTTGGAAAGGAAGAGTTAAAAAATATAAAGAAATTAGATGGAAAAGATCTGACTTATTTCTTTTTAGTAGCTCTATTTGGAGGGAGTCTGGGAACACTTTCAATAGTAAAAGCTCTATTTTTAGTAAACTTTGATCATTTGACAGTAGTTACACTACTTCAAAAACTACAACCTGTATTTGCTGTAATTCTTGCTTGGATAGTTTTAAAAGAAAAGATTACAAAACAATTTGTTTTTTGGGCTATCTTAGCCTTAATTGGAGGATATTTTCTTACTTTTGAATTTAACACTCCTCAAATGGCATACAATGGAAATATGCTTTTAGCTTGTGGATACTCTCTATTAGCTGCTTTTTCTTTTGGAAGTGCAACAGTTTTTGGAAAGAGAATATTGAAAAATGCCTCTTTTAGAACTGCACTGTATTTAAGATATAGTTTTACAACTTTAATTATGTTTGTAATAAATATATTTAGTGGAACTTTAGCAAATATTCACACTACACAGCCTTTCCATTGGTTTATATTTATTGTAATAGGGCTTACAAGTGGAAGTGGTGCTATTCTTCTTTACTATAAAGGACTTAGATATATTCCAGCTAATGTAGCAACAATATGTGAGCTTTGTTTCCCAGTTTCAAGTATACTTTTTGACTTTATCTTCAATGGTAAATTTTTATCTGGAATTCAAGTAGTAAGCACTATTGTGATGTTATTTTCTATATATAAAATTACTCAAAGTCAACGGAATAATTAA
- a CDS encoding HU family DNA-binding protein, producing the protein MTKKEFVDLYFEKGEFATKADAERKAAAFLAVLEEGLVKGEEITFLGFGKFEVTERAARTCRNPQTGEEMTVEAKKVVKFKPGKGLSEAVNK; encoded by the coding sequence ATGACTAAAAAAGAATTTGTTGATTTATATTTTGAAAAGGGAGAATTTGCAACTAAAGCTGATGCTGAAAGAAAAGCTGCTGCATTTCTTGCTGTATTAGAAGAAGGATTAGTAAAAGGAGAAGAAATTACTTTCTTAGGATTTGGAAAATTCGAAGTTACTGAAAGAGCTGCTAGAACTTGTAGAAATCCTCAAACTGGTGAAGAAATGACAGTTGAAGCTAAAAAAGTTGTTAAATTCAAACCTGGAAAAGGATTATCTGAAGCTGTAAACAAATAA
- a CDS encoding suppressor of fused domain protein, with protein MLEAIEKKLGKIHLLYENICFPDINLTFDIYWIEATEKKPFITLITVGMSSKPMNISDETKAYCELMILLPLNFDLDNKENRWVVTELINRAYYPFIYFNYYYNGCIENNFMPFSENIDFSGFLLLSPEGKNIKFLNKVINLYQLIPIYEEEYNYILKNGFNNFKKFLEKEKINLSPVVDISRKRMIFYTSEDLQYKYQCIDCDKWHLLSFENKELNVDKINVYNHMAIYLRWALENDLLNHYFLVKYARELKESKQDNTNLKCDLRYLLKDKLNGILKLTYFNEIGIQFSKYFYYYENCSCDDNFYPIVIENYVKKILGEKNYYSEELKREALLFIEFNEKYYQDIKKIIDKKFKEWRKNN; from the coding sequence ATGCTAGAAGCAATAGAAAAAAAATTAGGAAAAATTCACTTACTTTATGAAAATATTTGTTTTCCTGATATTAATTTAACTTTTGACATATATTGGATAGAAGCAACTGAAAAAAAACCTTTTATAACTTTGATAACTGTTGGAATGAGTTCAAAACCAATGAATATATCTGATGAAACTAAAGCTTATTGTGAACTTATGATCTTATTACCTTTAAATTTTGATTTAGATAATAAAGAAAATAGATGGGTAGTTACTGAATTAATAAATAGAGCTTACTATCCTTTTATCTATTTTAACTATTATTATAATGGTTGTATTGAAAATAATTTTATGCCATTTTCTGAAAATATAGATTTTAGTGGTTTTTTATTACTCTCTCCTGAAGGAAAAAATATCAAATTTCTTAACAAAGTTATAAATCTTTACCAATTAATTCCAATATATGAAGAGGAATATAATTATATACTAAAAAATGGTTTTAATAATTTTAAAAAATTTCTTGAAAAAGAAAAAATAAATCTCTCCCCAGTCGTTGATATTTCAAGAAAAAGAATGATATTTTACACAAGTGAAGATCTACAATATAAATATCAATGTATAGATTGTGATAAATGGCATCTACTAAGCTTTGAAAATAAAGAACTTAATGTGGATAAAATAAATGTTTATAATCATATGGCTATTTATCTTAGATGGGCTTTAGAAAATGATTTACTGAATCACTATTTTTTAGTAAAATATGCAAGAGAATTAAAAGAAAGTAAACAAGATAATACTAATCTCAAATGTGATTTAAGATATCTTTTAAAAGATAAATTAAATGGAATTTTAAAATTAACTTATTTTAATGAAATAGGAATACAGTTTTCAAAATATTTTTATTACTATGAAAATTGTAGTTGTGATGATAATTTTTACCCTATTGTTATAGAAAATTATGTAAAAAAAATTTTAGGAGAAAAAAATTATTATTCTGAAGAACTAAAAAGAGAAGCTCTTTTATTTATAGAATTTAATGAAAAATATTATCAAGATATTAAAAAAATTATTGATAAAAAATTTAAAGAGTGGAGAAAAAATAATTAA